From the genome of Ctenopharyngodon idella isolate HZGC_01 chromosome 23, HZGC01, whole genome shotgun sequence, one region includes:
- the cip2a gene encoding protein CIP2A isoform X2, whose product MDVSTCLKSLLLAIRQYRNNKSALNASQLQKHIEDVCGLKCGGVLFSGQVLPSECLSGLMEVAGDPNTNHTLTGTIISLLAQFASDGEAKEALHSSYNFTGTLSSIIHCNRATPEEPLVLQCLNVLQRLTYNVRTLHCASHIHELISFLMHHVQSSNDDIVKACLGLMANLCRHDISVQSHIKSQSNVKAFYRALINFLGHNCLTVVVFALSILSSLTLNEEVGQKLFNAKNIHQTFQLIFNITVNGDGTLTRNYAVDLLVDLLKNPKIADYLTKYKHLSVCLSEVLGLLHSKDPDTASKVMELLVSLCSVPVLRKLVCETVLRPPAPRIQPGTRKGVQARGSEPSLALVHWVTSPLDGPDQCYMQALSLLTELFEEAIDSSLCSSAQSFVELLLQEVLVLLQSPDSTEGDQLLKKHCLRAGRVVDFLLVLCGDDALRMLVSRRLSPEVCVSQVELLVSYCQDLAGSTCTTSNHQFSQLCSEVVLKTLELMSHLKQQMPDMETSFYRILQDKRMVTPLSLALTSNCREHVQVALRILFEAAPLPDFPSVILGDSIAANNAYRQRDGELSIRSSSASEDVSFVGKSFPMTHAEPSGSAYHSIDSLIEKLQNGVELQEKVKDVHMSEIIEVYEQKLSALACKESRLQDLLEAKALALSQADRLIAQYRCQRAQAEAEARKLASLLKDTERRKEDLQTELNDQLLEVERLKSDSQQLLEHNGRLQAVADQHQELKGTYNQLLSRYDKSEGMLKELQAAHISLTQQAEGLRKTNEGLKLQQERTLADIAEKEQQIKGLKTDVLEKDKNIAGLQNEMRRQEEQIHEMEENISILKKELNKTEQARKDTSIKASSLELQKSQLEAKLEKMEEELSKHTQMIAMIHSLSSGKLKGDVTANLSL is encoded by the exons ATGGATGTATCGACCTGTTTGAAGTCTCTTCTGTTGGCCATCCGTCAGTACAGAAATAACAAAAGCGCTTTAAATGCATCACAGCTGCAGAAACACATTGAA GATGTTTGTGGGTTGAAATGTGGTGGAGTGCTGTTCTCAGGTCAGGTGCTGCCCAGCGAGTGTCTGAGTGGACTCATGGAGGTAGCTGGAGACCCCAACACCAATCACACACTGACGGGGACCATTATATCCCTGCTGGCACAGTTTG CTTCTGATGGTGAGGCCAAAGAGGCTCTTCACAGCAGCTACAACTTCACTGGCACTCTGTCATCCATAATTCACTGCAACAGAGCCACACCAGAAGAGCCTCTTGTGCTGCAG TGCCTTAATGTGCTGCAGCGACTGACCTACAACGTGAGGACTCTGCATTGTGCCTCTCACATCCATGAACTCATCAGCTTTCTGATGCATCACGT CCAGTCAAGTAATGATGACATTGTAAAGGCATGCCTGGGCCTGATGGCCAACCTCTGTCGACACGACATTTCAGTGCAGTCACACATCAAATCTCAG aGTAATGTGAAGGCTTTCTACAGAGCCTTGATTAATTTCCTGGGTCATAACTGTCTGACTGTGGTCGTCTTTGCGCTCTCCATTTTATCAAGTTTGACTCTTAATGAAGAGGTTGGGCAGAAG ctGTTTAATGCAAAGAACATCCATCAGACCTTCCAGCTAATTTTTAATATCACAGTCAACGGAGATGGCACATTAACCAGGAATTATGCTGTGGACTTGTTAGTGGATCTCCTGAAAAACCCTAAAATTGCTGATTACCTGACCAA GTATAAACAcctatcagtctgtctgtctgaggtTCTCGGGCTCTTACACAGCAAAGATCCTGATACTGCGTCAAAG GTTATGGAGTTGCTGGTTTCTCTGTGCTCAGTCCCTGTCCTGCGTAAGCTCGTCTGCGAGACGGTGCTCCGACCTCCAGCCCCTCGAATACAGCCTGGTACTAGAAAAGGTGTCCAGGCTCGAGGGTCCGAACCAAGTTTAGCACTCGTCCACTGGGTCACTTCACCTCTGGATGGTCCAGATCAGTGCTACATGCAGGCTCTGTCCCTGCTGACTGAGCTTTTTGAA GAGGCGATTGATTCCTCTCTGTGCAGCTCAGCTCAGTCGTTTGTGGAGCTGCTACTACAGGAAGTGTTGGTTTTGCTGCAGTCTCCAGACTCCACTGAAGGAGACCAGCTGCTAAAGAAACACTGTCTGCGTGCAGGCCGTGTCGTTGACTTTCTGCTAG TGCTTTGCGGCGATGATGCTCTGAGGATGCTGGTATCCCGGCGGCTCAGTCCTGAAGTGTGTGTCTCACAGGTGGAGCTTCTGGTATCATACTGTCAGGACCTTGCTGGGTCCACCTGCACTACCTCCAACCACCAGTTCAG TCAGCTGTGCTCTGAAGTGGTGTTGAAGACTCTAGAACTGATGAGCCACCTCAAGCAGCAGATGCCAGACATGGAAACTTCCTTCTACAGAATCTTACAG GATAAGCGCATGGTGACACCTCTCTCATTAGCTCTGACCTCGAACTGCAGAGAGCATGTGCAGGTAGCGCTTCGCATACTATTTGAAGCAGCCCCTCTCCCTGACTTCCCTTCTGTCAT TCTAGGGGACAGTATTGCTGCCAATAATGCATATCGTCAGAGGGACGGCGAGTTGTCGATCCGAAGCAGTTCTGCTAGTGAAGATGTGTCCTTCGTAGGGAAGAGTTTCCCCATGACGCATGCCGAACCCTCTGGTTCTGCCTATCACAGTATCGACAGCCTCATTGAGAAGCTTCAGAACGGAGTAGAG TTACAGGAGAAAGTGAAAGATGTACACATGTCAGAGATCATTGAGGTGTATGAGCAGAAGCTCTCTGCACTAGCG TGTAAAGAGAGCCGTCTGCAGGATCTTTTGGAGGCCAAAGCACTCGCACTGTCACAGGCTGATCGACTTATTGCCCAGTACCGCTGTCAGAGAGCTCAGGCGGAAGCTGAG GCACGTAAATTAGCCTCTCTACTGAAAGACACAGAGCGGAGGAAAGAGGATCTGCAGACGGAGTTGAATGATCAGCTGTTGGAGGTCGAGAGGCTGAAATCTGACAGCCAGCAGCTCCTGGAGCACAATGGCCGTCTGCAGGCAGTTGCTGACCAGCATCAGGAGCTGAAGGGCACCTACAACCAGCTGCTCAGTAG gtaTGACAAGAGTGAAGGGATGCTGAAGGAACTGCAGGCTGCCCATATCTCTCTTACCCAGCAGGCCGAGGGGCTGAGAAAGACCAATGAGGGATTAAAACTCCAACAGGAGAG GACTCTTGCAGACATTGCAGAAAAAGAACAGCAGATAAAGGGCCTAAAGACAGACGTGTTggagaaagacaaaaatatagCAG GTCTTCAGAATGAGATGAGAAGACAAGAAGAGCAGATTCATGAGATGGAGGAGAATATTTCAATTCTCAAGAAAGAGCTTAATAAGACAGAGCAAGCCAGGAAGGACACCAGCATCAAG GCTTCCTCTCTGGAGCTGCAGAAGTCCCAGCTAGAGGCCAAGCTGGAGAAGATGGAGGAAGAGCTGAGCAAACACACGCAAATGATCGCCATGATACACAGTCTCAGCAGCGGCAAACTCAAGGGCGACGTCACCGCCAACCTCTCTCTGTGA
- the cip2a gene encoding protein CIP2A isoform X1, producing MDVSTCLKSLLLAIRQYRNNKSALNASQLQKHIEDVCGLKCGGVLFSGQVLPSECLSGLMEVAGDPNTNHTLTGTIISLLAQFAASDGEAKEALHSSYNFTGTLSSIIHCNRATPEEPLVLQCLNVLQRLTYNVRTLHCASHIHELISFLMHHVQSSNDDIVKACLGLMANLCRHDISVQSHIKSQSNVKAFYRALINFLGHNCLTVVVFALSILSSLTLNEEVGQKLFNAKNIHQTFQLIFNITVNGDGTLTRNYAVDLLVDLLKNPKIADYLTKYKHLSVCLSEVLGLLHSKDPDTASKVMELLVSLCSVPVLRKLVCETVLRPPAPRIQPGTRKGVQARGSEPSLALVHWVTSPLDGPDQCYMQALSLLTELFEEAIDSSLCSSAQSFVELLLQEVLVLLQSPDSTEGDQLLKKHCLRAGRVVDFLLVLCGDDALRMLVSRRLSPEVCVSQVELLVSYCQDLAGSTCTTSNHQFSQLCSEVVLKTLELMSHLKQQMPDMETSFYRILQDKRMVTPLSLALTSNCREHVQVALRILFEAAPLPDFPSVILGDSIAANNAYRQRDGELSIRSSSASEDVSFVGKSFPMTHAEPSGSAYHSIDSLIEKLQNGVELQEKVKDVHMSEIIEVYEQKLSALACKESRLQDLLEAKALALSQADRLIAQYRCQRAQAEAEARKLASLLKDTERRKEDLQTELNDQLLEVERLKSDSQQLLEHNGRLQAVADQHQELKGTYNQLLSRYDKSEGMLKELQAAHISLTQQAEGLRKTNEGLKLQQERTLADIAEKEQQIKGLKTDVLEKDKNIAGLQNEMRRQEEQIHEMEENISILKKELNKTEQARKDTSIKASSLELQKSQLEAKLEKMEEELSKHTQMIAMIHSLSSGKLKGDVTANLSL from the exons ATGGATGTATCGACCTGTTTGAAGTCTCTTCTGTTGGCCATCCGTCAGTACAGAAATAACAAAAGCGCTTTAAATGCATCACAGCTGCAGAAACACATTGAA GATGTTTGTGGGTTGAAATGTGGTGGAGTGCTGTTCTCAGGTCAGGTGCTGCCCAGCGAGTGTCTGAGTGGACTCATGGAGGTAGCTGGAGACCCCAACACCAATCACACACTGACGGGGACCATTATATCCCTGCTGGCACAGTTTG CAGCTTCTGATGGTGAGGCCAAAGAGGCTCTTCACAGCAGCTACAACTTCACTGGCACTCTGTCATCCATAATTCACTGCAACAGAGCCACACCAGAAGAGCCTCTTGTGCTGCAG TGCCTTAATGTGCTGCAGCGACTGACCTACAACGTGAGGACTCTGCATTGTGCCTCTCACATCCATGAACTCATCAGCTTTCTGATGCATCACGT CCAGTCAAGTAATGATGACATTGTAAAGGCATGCCTGGGCCTGATGGCCAACCTCTGTCGACACGACATTTCAGTGCAGTCACACATCAAATCTCAG aGTAATGTGAAGGCTTTCTACAGAGCCTTGATTAATTTCCTGGGTCATAACTGTCTGACTGTGGTCGTCTTTGCGCTCTCCATTTTATCAAGTTTGACTCTTAATGAAGAGGTTGGGCAGAAG ctGTTTAATGCAAAGAACATCCATCAGACCTTCCAGCTAATTTTTAATATCACAGTCAACGGAGATGGCACATTAACCAGGAATTATGCTGTGGACTTGTTAGTGGATCTCCTGAAAAACCCTAAAATTGCTGATTACCTGACCAA GTATAAACAcctatcagtctgtctgtctgaggtTCTCGGGCTCTTACACAGCAAAGATCCTGATACTGCGTCAAAG GTTATGGAGTTGCTGGTTTCTCTGTGCTCAGTCCCTGTCCTGCGTAAGCTCGTCTGCGAGACGGTGCTCCGACCTCCAGCCCCTCGAATACAGCCTGGTACTAGAAAAGGTGTCCAGGCTCGAGGGTCCGAACCAAGTTTAGCACTCGTCCACTGGGTCACTTCACCTCTGGATGGTCCAGATCAGTGCTACATGCAGGCTCTGTCCCTGCTGACTGAGCTTTTTGAA GAGGCGATTGATTCCTCTCTGTGCAGCTCAGCTCAGTCGTTTGTGGAGCTGCTACTACAGGAAGTGTTGGTTTTGCTGCAGTCTCCAGACTCCACTGAAGGAGACCAGCTGCTAAAGAAACACTGTCTGCGTGCAGGCCGTGTCGTTGACTTTCTGCTAG TGCTTTGCGGCGATGATGCTCTGAGGATGCTGGTATCCCGGCGGCTCAGTCCTGAAGTGTGTGTCTCACAGGTGGAGCTTCTGGTATCATACTGTCAGGACCTTGCTGGGTCCACCTGCACTACCTCCAACCACCAGTTCAG TCAGCTGTGCTCTGAAGTGGTGTTGAAGACTCTAGAACTGATGAGCCACCTCAAGCAGCAGATGCCAGACATGGAAACTTCCTTCTACAGAATCTTACAG GATAAGCGCATGGTGACACCTCTCTCATTAGCTCTGACCTCGAACTGCAGAGAGCATGTGCAGGTAGCGCTTCGCATACTATTTGAAGCAGCCCCTCTCCCTGACTTCCCTTCTGTCAT TCTAGGGGACAGTATTGCTGCCAATAATGCATATCGTCAGAGGGACGGCGAGTTGTCGATCCGAAGCAGTTCTGCTAGTGAAGATGTGTCCTTCGTAGGGAAGAGTTTCCCCATGACGCATGCCGAACCCTCTGGTTCTGCCTATCACAGTATCGACAGCCTCATTGAGAAGCTTCAGAACGGAGTAGAG TTACAGGAGAAAGTGAAAGATGTACACATGTCAGAGATCATTGAGGTGTATGAGCAGAAGCTCTCTGCACTAGCG TGTAAAGAGAGCCGTCTGCAGGATCTTTTGGAGGCCAAAGCACTCGCACTGTCACAGGCTGATCGACTTATTGCCCAGTACCGCTGTCAGAGAGCTCAGGCGGAAGCTGAG GCACGTAAATTAGCCTCTCTACTGAAAGACACAGAGCGGAGGAAAGAGGATCTGCAGACGGAGTTGAATGATCAGCTGTTGGAGGTCGAGAGGCTGAAATCTGACAGCCAGCAGCTCCTGGAGCACAATGGCCGTCTGCAGGCAGTTGCTGACCAGCATCAGGAGCTGAAGGGCACCTACAACCAGCTGCTCAGTAG gtaTGACAAGAGTGAAGGGATGCTGAAGGAACTGCAGGCTGCCCATATCTCTCTTACCCAGCAGGCCGAGGGGCTGAGAAAGACCAATGAGGGATTAAAACTCCAACAGGAGAG GACTCTTGCAGACATTGCAGAAAAAGAACAGCAGATAAAGGGCCTAAAGACAGACGTGTTggagaaagacaaaaatatagCAG GTCTTCAGAATGAGATGAGAAGACAAGAAGAGCAGATTCATGAGATGGAGGAGAATATTTCAATTCTCAAGAAAGAGCTTAATAAGACAGAGCAAGCCAGGAAGGACACCAGCATCAAG GCTTCCTCTCTGGAGCTGCAGAAGTCCCAGCTAGAGGCCAAGCTGGAGAAGATGGAGGAAGAGCTGAGCAAACACACGCAAATGATCGCCATGATACACAGTCTCAGCAGCGGCAAACTCAAGGGCGACGTCACCGCCAACCTCTCTCTGTGA